Proteins co-encoded in one Oreochromis aureus strain Israel breed Guangdong linkage group 3, ZZ_aureus, whole genome shotgun sequence genomic window:
- the LOC116316714 gene encoding ubiquitin carboxyl-terminal hydrolase 17-like protein B isoform X2 produces the protein MNYTGRQFFDGTFNPAADVKYHGLAKEGSTCYLNSVLQVLFMTKDFREAVIRHTNENSQFIDQHLKALFEDLQNHTAKTDAIIKKLGIDNVYEQRDPAEYFEKILTLTSPQASQIFHGMLSKKTTCCKCLTEADIDIPFWHLPLALVDSCTDTKGSEGYRVVDGIGEFFRMTELNGENQMYCDQCDGKVDATTKDVMKHHPDVLLLLLKRFEFSYHDMSYVKINCAVEVPYTLQIPDSQTYELYAVVDHVGDLRSGLYSARIKIEEEHGDRWYNFDDAGVTELDYQPFQVDNTEKSESAYLLFYRKTKNAVGEEVKEMEQLSLTADQKSHTDCEGSEVSDDSRKDTRECGEGRQIVGKDYSSKFVRFEADKVTTGERKLLTRYDLLNESQDEQTGSERIQIIPKDNQMNEQRSISRFLNEPIEEDVMGEASNHYVTHLAHKDVSVQTQRRSVRDDREETKEANKYIEMSEITTENPDNSEAVKHEVSMRLDGKGQKTAEKIISVTRTSQSVGGVQIQSKEQKNEYDTKQNQSEGNKIKERQTEKQEVGSNENIEIVRLECFQPKARIGAQGLAGGGCGSMNSSPIVRVIDEEHTEIDSACKDDSQTKIIIKKTMDETTQDMTKWLEKQRNIRRSLHLEIDKEVTLDKMLTL, from the exons ATGAATTATACGGGTCGACAGTTTTTCGACGGAACCTTTAACCCTGCAG CGGATGTAAAGTACCATGGCTTGGCAAAAGAAGGATCAACATGCTATCTGAACAGTGTGCTGCAGGTGCTGTTTATGACCAAAGACTTCAGAGAAGCTGTGATTAG GCACACCAATGAAAATTCTCAGTTTATTGACCAACATCTTAAAGCCCTGTTTGAAGACTTACAGAATCATACCGCAAAGACGGATGCAATAATAAAGAAGCTGGGCATTGACAATG TGTATGAACAGCGTGATCCTGCAGAGTACTTTGAGAAGATTTTAACACTGACCAGTCCTCAGGCATCACAG atcTTCCATGGCATGTTGTCAAAAAAGACCACGTGTTGTAAATGCCTGACAGAGGCTGACATAGATATACCATTCTGGCATCTTCCTCTTGCATTGGTGGATTCCTGCACTGACACAAAAGGAAGTGAAGGATACAGAGTG GTGGATGGCATTGGCGAGTTTTTCAGAATGACAGAATTAAATGGAGAAAATCAGATGTACTGTGACCAGTGTGATGGCAAAGTTGATGCTACTACT AAAGATGTAATGAAGCATCATCCAGATGTTTTGCTTCTACTTCTGAAGCGCTTTGAGTTCAGTTATCATGACATGTCATACGTCAAAATCAACTGTGCTGTGGAGGTTCCCTACACCCTGCAGATACCAGAC AGTCAGACATATGAACTGTATGCAGTTGTGGATCATGTTGGTGATCTGAGAAGTGGACTTTACAGTGCAAGAATCAAAATCGAGGAGGAACACGGAGACAGATGGTATAATTTCGATGATGCTGGAGTCACAGAG CTTGATTATCAACCGTTCCAGGTGGACAACACTGAGAA ATCTGAGAGTGCTTATCTACTTTTTTACAGAAAGACGAAAA ACGCTGTTGGTGAAGAGGTCAAGGAGATGGAACAGCTGTCCCTGACAGCAGACCAGAAAAGCCACACAGACTGTGAGGGTAGTGAAGTATCAGACGACTCTAGAAAGGATACTAGAGAATGTGGGGAAGGTAGACAAATTGTTGGAAAAGATTACAGCTCTAAATTTGTACGTTTTGAAGCTGATAAAGTAACGACAGGAGAAAGAAAGCTGTTAACAAGATATGATCTCTTAAATGAATCTCAGGACGAGCAAACAGGCAGTGAAAGAATACAAATCATACCTAAAGATAATCAGATGAATGAGCAGAGGAGCATTAGCAGGTTTCTTAATGAACCAATAGAAGAAGATGTGATGGGTGAAGCCAGTAATCATTATGTTACACATTTAGCACATAAAGATGTTAGTGTGCAAACACAGAGGAGGAGTGTGAGGGATGACAGGGAAGAAACGAAAGAAGCTAATAAATACATTGAAATGAGTGAAATCACCACTGAAAATCCTGACAACAGTGAAGCTGTGAAGCATGAGGTTAGCATGAGATTAGATGGTAAAGGgcagaaaacagctgagaagattATCAGTGTTACCCGTACATCACAAAGTGTTGGTGGTGTGCAGATACAgagcaaagaacagaaaaatgaatatgataCCAAACAGAATCAAAGTGAAGGAAATAAGATAAAGGAAAGACAAACAGAGAAGCAGGAAGTTGGTAGTAATGAAAATATTGAAATTGTAAGACTGGAGTGTTTTCAACCAAAAGCAAGAATTGGAGCTCAGGGACTTGCAGGAGGCGGATGTGGCTCAATGAATTCAAGTCCTATTGTTAGAGTAATTGACGAAGAACATACAGAAATTGATAGTGCTTGTAAAGACGACAGTCAGACAAAGATCATCATAAAGAAAACTATGGATGAAACCACACAAGACATGACGAAATGgttagaaaaacaaagaaatattagAAGAAGTTTACATCTTGAAATAGATAAAGAGGTCACTTTGGACAAAATGTTAACTCTTTAA
- the LOC116316733 gene encoding probable E3 ubiquitin-protein ligase ARI5 — translation MTEEKRYDPRDTTLKFVNRPDDLDPLPPEEGDQGLRAQMSCGHAVTPESLTGWCRSLLDQGQYKFKCPALKDGTLHKCDAVWSYQEVRRLAVLTTEEMEYFEENIARLAATEYCEFKTCPGCKTYVEREDLTNLNVQCTICTADKKKVCQFCWQCLKPWKGSAPRSDRCDNDGCMNHDLELLKNCKTTALPQVQGVDACPSIRACPTCGQRVEHDKTGCKNIICPRCQKEFCFVCLKLTPECLKTSSYFIPCSDGVAPRQTSIPVWRRN, via the exons ATGACCGAAGAGAAAAGATACGACCCCAGAGACACGACGCTGAAATTCGTCAACAGGCCCGATGATCTGGATCCACTAC CTCCAGAGGAAGGAGACCAGGGTCTCAGAGCACAGATGTCCTGCGGCCATGCCGTCACACCGGAGTCGCTCACAGGGTGGTGTCGCAGCCTGTTGGATCAG GGCCAGTACAAATTTAAGTGCCCAGCTCTAAAGGATGGTACGCTACATAAGTGTGATGCAGTGTGGTCCTACCAAGAGGTGCGCAGGCTGGCAGTACTGACAACAGAAGAGATGGAGTACTTTGAAGAGAACATCGCTCGCCTAGCTGCCACAGAGTACTGCGAATTTAAAACT TGTCCTGGTTGCAAAACCTATGTGGAGAGAGAGGACCTGACCAACCTTAATGTTCAGTGCACAATCTGCACTGCAGACAAGAAGAAAGTGTGCCAGTTCTGCTGGCAGTGTTTGAAGCCATGGAAAGGTAGCGCTCCACGCTCTGACCGCTGTGACAACGATGGATGCATGAATCACGACCTCGAACTTCTCAAGAATTGCAAGACTACCGCTCTCCCTCAGGTTCAGGGGGTCGATGCCTGTCCCTCCATTCGGGCTTGTCCCACCTGTGGTCAGAGGGTGGAGCACGACAAAACAGGCTGCAAGAACATCATCTGTCCTCGCTGTCAGAAAGAGTTCTGCTTTGTGTGTCTGAAACTGACTCCTGAGTGCTTGAAGACAAGTTCTTACTTCATCCCCTGCAGTGATGGTGTAGCTCCCAGACAAACTTCAATACCTGTGTGGCGCAGAAACTAA
- the LOC116316737 gene encoding NEDD8-like, with protein MGKIYQVVVHGLRGEKMMIDLCNTDEQFQSMTVKQLKEKISQRLPETAGEEALRLIFTDKMLDGSETKLSEYGIQHMSVIHMVMKVPGGLKP; from the exons ATGGGAAAGATCTACCAGGTTGTGGTTCATGGACTACGGGGTGAGAAGATGATGATTGACCTGTGCAACACTGATGAGCAGTTTCAGAGCATGACAGTGAAACAGCTGAAGGAAAAAATAAGTCAGAGGCTTCCGGAGACTGCAG gagaggaAGCTCTGCGGCTGATATTCACAGATAAGATGCTGGATGGATCTGAGACaaagttgtctgaatatggaaTCCAGCACATGTCTGTCATCCACATGGTGATGAAGGTTCCTGGAGGACTGAAGCCTTGA
- the LOC116316714 gene encoding ubiquitin carboxyl-terminal hydrolase 17-like protein B isoform X1: protein MNYTGRQFFDGTFNPAAADVKYHGLAKEGSTCYLNSVLQVLFMTKDFREAVIRHTNENSQFIDQHLKALFEDLQNHTAKTDAIIKKLGIDNVYEQRDPAEYFEKILTLTSPQASQIFHGMLSKKTTCCKCLTEADIDIPFWHLPLALVDSCTDTKGSEGYRVVDGIGEFFRMTELNGENQMYCDQCDGKVDATTKDVMKHHPDVLLLLLKRFEFSYHDMSYVKINCAVEVPYTLQIPDSQTYELYAVVDHVGDLRSGLYSARIKIEEEHGDRWYNFDDAGVTELDYQPFQVDNTEKSESAYLLFYRKTKNAVGEEVKEMEQLSLTADQKSHTDCEGSEVSDDSRKDTRECGEGRQIVGKDYSSKFVRFEADKVTTGERKLLTRYDLLNESQDEQTGSERIQIIPKDNQMNEQRSISRFLNEPIEEDVMGEASNHYVTHLAHKDVSVQTQRRSVRDDREETKEANKYIEMSEITTENPDNSEAVKHEVSMRLDGKGQKTAEKIISVTRTSQSVGGVQIQSKEQKNEYDTKQNQSEGNKIKERQTEKQEVGSNENIEIVRLECFQPKARIGAQGLAGGGCGSMNSSPIVRVIDEEHTEIDSACKDDSQTKIIIKKTMDETTQDMTKWLEKQRNIRRSLHLEIDKEVTLDKMLTL, encoded by the exons ATGAATTATACGGGTCGACAGTTTTTCGACGGAACCTTTAACCCTGCAG CAGCGGATGTAAAGTACCATGGCTTGGCAAAAGAAGGATCAACATGCTATCTGAACAGTGTGCTGCAGGTGCTGTTTATGACCAAAGACTTCAGAGAAGCTGTGATTAG GCACACCAATGAAAATTCTCAGTTTATTGACCAACATCTTAAAGCCCTGTTTGAAGACTTACAGAATCATACCGCAAAGACGGATGCAATAATAAAGAAGCTGGGCATTGACAATG TGTATGAACAGCGTGATCCTGCAGAGTACTTTGAGAAGATTTTAACACTGACCAGTCCTCAGGCATCACAG atcTTCCATGGCATGTTGTCAAAAAAGACCACGTGTTGTAAATGCCTGACAGAGGCTGACATAGATATACCATTCTGGCATCTTCCTCTTGCATTGGTGGATTCCTGCACTGACACAAAAGGAAGTGAAGGATACAGAGTG GTGGATGGCATTGGCGAGTTTTTCAGAATGACAGAATTAAATGGAGAAAATCAGATGTACTGTGACCAGTGTGATGGCAAAGTTGATGCTACTACT AAAGATGTAATGAAGCATCATCCAGATGTTTTGCTTCTACTTCTGAAGCGCTTTGAGTTCAGTTATCATGACATGTCATACGTCAAAATCAACTGTGCTGTGGAGGTTCCCTACACCCTGCAGATACCAGAC AGTCAGACATATGAACTGTATGCAGTTGTGGATCATGTTGGTGATCTGAGAAGTGGACTTTACAGTGCAAGAATCAAAATCGAGGAGGAACACGGAGACAGATGGTATAATTTCGATGATGCTGGAGTCACAGAG CTTGATTATCAACCGTTCCAGGTGGACAACACTGAGAA ATCTGAGAGTGCTTATCTACTTTTTTACAGAAAGACGAAAA ACGCTGTTGGTGAAGAGGTCAAGGAGATGGAACAGCTGTCCCTGACAGCAGACCAGAAAAGCCACACAGACTGTGAGGGTAGTGAAGTATCAGACGACTCTAGAAAGGATACTAGAGAATGTGGGGAAGGTAGACAAATTGTTGGAAAAGATTACAGCTCTAAATTTGTACGTTTTGAAGCTGATAAAGTAACGACAGGAGAAAGAAAGCTGTTAACAAGATATGATCTCTTAAATGAATCTCAGGACGAGCAAACAGGCAGTGAAAGAATACAAATCATACCTAAAGATAATCAGATGAATGAGCAGAGGAGCATTAGCAGGTTTCTTAATGAACCAATAGAAGAAGATGTGATGGGTGAAGCCAGTAATCATTATGTTACACATTTAGCACATAAAGATGTTAGTGTGCAAACACAGAGGAGGAGTGTGAGGGATGACAGGGAAGAAACGAAAGAAGCTAATAAATACATTGAAATGAGTGAAATCACCACTGAAAATCCTGACAACAGTGAAGCTGTGAAGCATGAGGTTAGCATGAGATTAGATGGTAAAGGgcagaaaacagctgagaagattATCAGTGTTACCCGTACATCACAAAGTGTTGGTGGTGTGCAGATACAgagcaaagaacagaaaaatgaatatgataCCAAACAGAATCAAAGTGAAGGAAATAAGATAAAGGAAAGACAAACAGAGAAGCAGGAAGTTGGTAGTAATGAAAATATTGAAATTGTAAGACTGGAGTGTTTTCAACCAAAAGCAAGAATTGGAGCTCAGGGACTTGCAGGAGGCGGATGTGGCTCAATGAATTCAAGTCCTATTGTTAGAGTAATTGACGAAGAACATACAGAAATTGATAGTGCTTGTAAAGACGACAGTCAGACAAAGATCATCATAAAGAAAACTATGGATGAAACCACACAAGACATGACGAAATGgttagaaaaacaaagaaatattagAAGAAGTTTACATCTTGAAATAGATAAAGAGGTCACTTTGGACAAAATGTTAACTCTTTAA